From the genome of Nicotiana tabacum cultivar K326 chromosome 2, ASM71507v2, whole genome shotgun sequence:
TGATAGCTCTACTAGGAAGCAACCAAGAAGCCTGATAGTGGAACACGTTCCATAGTAAAACTGGTCATCAGTGTTTTGGATAGCGTGTGGCGACAAATAGCGATGAGTGCCCGTTTCACTGAGGCGCGCCTTTTTGATGTGAAGCGataatttatacaaaaaaataaaatattatatatataactaaaaactcaatagcaataatatattaataaatatatcaattcaaaaattaaaaactcaATAGATAGTCATAGTAGATTCATAAACTAAAACAAGCAACATCTATTCTTCTTCAAGATTTTCAAATTCTTGAACTTCAAGAAAGTTAGCATTATAGGAAAAAATTATCAAGTCAATATGCAATTAATTCTAACTCTATAATTGAAAAAAAGGAGGAAATTTCAGGTTTAAATAAAGCTCTCTGCCTCTGCCCAAAGTGAAGCTGTGAAAGattgaaaaacaaaaaacatagccaaaaaaaaaaaaaaaagagaagaactgAAGAAGCTCTCAGAATTACTCTGTTCTGTTGACTGCAGCACCTTGAAAAAACAGAGCAAAAACAGGCTCTGTTCTGTTGAGTGCAGCAGCAGCGATAAAAAACAGAgccaaaaaaaaagggaagaaaaaacaGAGCAAAACAGACTCTGTTCTGTTCACTGCAGCAGCAGCAGCGATAAAAAACagatcccaaaaaaaaaaaaaaagagaagaaggaaaaggaagaaagaaagaaaggagaaagaagaaagaaaaaaattggaCACCTCAGGGCAGAGCAGAAACtcgaagaaaggagaagaagaaagaagaaaagagatgaagagaagctagaaacttgaagaagaaaggaaatcgATGGTCTGCCGTAGGTCTGCTGTCGACTTGAAGGAGGAAGAGTAAAGAAATTGCGAgccctaatttttttttaattgcagATCGCTGCTGctgcctttttcttttctttttttgcaaaAAGCGACGCTATAGGTCGCCACACGCTACAGAGGCAGAGGCGCTTGCCTCTTTGAAAATGCTACGCTACAGAGTAAAATGGCGACGGAAGCTTGCCTCGCCTCGCCTCGCCTCACGCTATTAGCGCTGAGGCGAGCGCTATTTACAAGACGGTTGGTAAGTGGTAACGTGCATGGAATATAAAGGCTGCTTATTGCCTTCCTGAATGCAGGCTATCAAAATATGTAGAAAACCctgcacccaagggtgtggcctagtaGTCAATGAAGTGAGTGAGAACCAttaggtctcaggttcaaatccaaGTGGAGgcaaatactaggtgatttcttcccatctatccaagccttggtggatagagttacctggtacctgtTGCCGGTGGGAGGTGTcaggtatcccgtggaattagtcgaggtgcgcgcaagctggtccggacaccacggttatcaaaaaaaaaaaaaaaagaacagtcTGAAGTGGGTACTTGTTACTCAGTCAGGACTCACGATAACTAAGAGTCCAACTGAGGCCTATGCTAAGAAGTAGGTGGCAATGGCCTTGCAATTATCTTAGACCTACAAGTTTTAGAATTCCCTCCTCATTTCACAGCCAAGGGTCATGATGGCATGATCGGAAAGAGCACGTCTAGGGTCGACACTACATAAGTAGAAGGTATGTAAGAATATGCAAGAACGCCTTGCACTTATCTTAGTTAACTTGTTAGCTTTTACACCCAAATGATCCCAGAAAGTGCAAAGAAAATAAAGGGAAGAAAATATACGGGCAGAACCTACACCCCATCTCTTTCATCAGAGACGGATCCGTGATTTAAATTATATAGGTTTCAACGTTAAGGTTCTTATCATTGAACCCattgtatttttcaatttatgggttcatatctactatttgttgtaattttagtaaatttttacatataaatttatgctccgcatcgaaagttatgggttcagttgaaacCGGTGTTAGAAGGCTAGATCTGCCATTGTCTTTCACCTTGGGGTGGTATCCTGGAGGTGGATGCAGCTTTGGAGCATGTCCTGCCCCCCTTTTTTTGTTGTGATAGGTGCAAGTACACGGCTTTGAAGAATctcaaagtaaaacaaaaaccaaaCCATATGTAACCGTTCCTTAAGAACAAAATCGAAACCACTGTATCTAGCAGGAAACCTTTCTTCATGTTGGATTAATTTGTGGGTGGTTTCGATAATTTTACATAAACTAGAATATTTTAATTAACTAGTCAAATTTCCCTTGTCCTTACAGCAGTTTGAAGCTTGTTGTTCGATGCTTGTGGGCGAACTTTACTCCAAATTCCCTTTTACCTATGTGTTCGAAAAATTGGAACTTTCTTTTAGTGTtttttacaaataaaataaacCTAAACTTGTCCGTGTGAACTTGCTCACATGGTCTGTCCCAAGCCCAAATGAAAAATGAGGACGAGTAGGGTGATAGCTTGAGTAAAACTAGTCAAATTATGATGAATCTAAACAATCAacagaagaaaaacaaatttATATAAGCCAATATATTTGCTTAGTCATGTATGTAAGCTTATATTGCATCCAGTGTTTGCTAGGGGTCTTTTAATCTTGTTCGAGATTTTCTTATAAAAAATGTAGAGAACTCCGAATTCTAAGAATCTATATTATGGAATATTGGAATAAAATGAGTCGGAATGGAGAATATTGAAGATTCATAAAACTGACCCTAACTAGCTTAAGATTAAGGCGCAATTGTTTATGTTTACAAATAAAACAAACCTAAAGCATTTCATAAGTTTGAAAATAACAAACTCAACCACTAAAAGAAACCATCAACCTGTGGCGACTTGCTTTGGTTTATTTTGGACAATTTGGGCGGTTTCATGGTTTCTTTGTTCCCCGCTAGTTATTCCCTCCGAGTAAAGATATTAAAATTAATCAACACACATATAAAATGAATGATCTTCCAAAAGAAAGTTACCTCATTGTCATTGCTTGCCTTCCCCTTGCCACCAAATAAGCATACAGTTCTGCACAGCTGCGGTCTGTATACAACTACTTTCGCAATAAGGGAGGTTTTCGGGAGTCTTGTGCCCAGATAAGTTGAAGATAGTGTCGTCAGTTTTGAAGTCCTTTTTGGAGCAGTGAGTGATGGAAAGGAAGCATTGAAGTTGGAGGCAGGATGGCAACTGTTTATGCGAACGCAGCTCATCTCATCAAATAACCAGTCACTTACAAGACCTAATCACATCATTCAacaagggcggctctagggtaAGGCAAGTGAAGCCCttgccttaggcccccaaatATTTAAGGCCCCAAAAATAAGAAACACTATTATATTATTACTAGATGGGATTGGCCCGTGCAAGCCCGGGCCCAACACTTTGGACAAATAATATTGTGAAAATGCGTATGGCACATATTTCTGTTATGCTCGTATAAAGCAGACAACAACAATGACAGAAACACAAACTGCAAGTATCAATTCGAacaaaaataagtaataaatttTCTTTCCTCTCTCTTTCTGTTTCTAAATTGAGCAAAAACCAGAGCCTTTTCCTTCTCATCACTTTTAGCTTTTGCTTTGCAGATTCATGAAATCCATCAAAGAAGTTGGGTAGGGAGGATGACTGGAATTGTCTAGATAAAGTGAGATCAATAGGCACCTCATCTAAACAGCTTATGCAGTAGAACAACATGGACTGGTAGGAGACCTTTGTAGACAGAGTTAACCAGCTTTATTTGCAAAATAATTAACACAAGCAGAAAGAAAAACAATTTAAAGTAAACCAACTAAGAGAGTACCCTAAGATAATCATAAAGATAACTATTTCCAGGTAAGAGTATTCTCTTAGATAACACTGCTTCCTTTCATTTCTACATGGTGCCAAAAATTAAATATCACTGCTTCCTCCCATTTCTACATGGTGCCAAATTTTAACCCCAAATAAAAGAAACTAATAATTATTGAAACGAAATTAATCACCGGAAGTTAAAATCGAGATGATCTTTACAGAAAAAAGCAATTTAATGCGATGAACCAAAAAAAAACAGGATAAATGAATCTGGAGAAGACAGAAAACCAATTTGTTTAAGTCTTGTGGGAATTTGAAGTTACTaatttagaaactttatatatcATGGGAAGTTAGAAGTTATTCATGAGTACGCTTTCCATCAGCTTTAAGTTTGAAGAATGGAAGGAGCACTACTTTATACAATCGCTATAAGCAGTCAGTTTAAACATGTTCAAAACAAATAGTGCGCGCATTTTAATTCTCCATGTCTACATAGAGTGATTACTCACTGCTGGTTTGGTATAGTATCTGAGCTGCTGAGAAGCTATGAGAAAAGAGAGGATCAATgctaccaagacaaagcatcctgCATTAGCAGGGCAAACTTGGAGATCTTTATATAGGTTCACATAGAAACAGAAAAATGTTAGCATTCATAACTTGTAGACCCTTGatcttttagaaaaagaaaataaattgagACAGAAGAAATGCATGGTTTAGCAGTTTTAGCAACACAATTTCAGTAGCCAAGACCATTTTGCAGGGGTAGACCACCAACATAGTGTACAACATCTATTTAGTAGATTTAATGGGAAGACAATCTTCAACAGTTTAAATCGCTTACTTTGAAATTTGATGAACAACGACAATAACATTTACGCGAATCAAGAAGAGATGAAAATACCTGCAAGTTTGCAGATTCACCTTTTTCACCTTTAGCTTCAGATATTGGTTTTTCTGCAAGGACCTGCATTTTGTAAGAATGAATTATACATGTAACTATGGTATTCATTAACGAGCAGCTTGAAAGGTAAACTCTCTCGAAAATAAATTTGCAACTCCTGGTTTATCAAGTAACACAGATATGATATTTTtacaaatcaaaaaaatatattcatTAACTGGCAGCTTGAAAGGTAAACTTTCTTGAAAACAGGTTGCAACTCCAGCTCCACCAAGTAACACAGATGTTGATAGTTTGACAAATCAGGAATAACGGTCTCACTTCTAATCAAGAACAAAAAGTTTTTCATAATtcttgataccaacttatactcCCAAAAGTTAGTAGCTAAAAGATTTATCACagaacgaaaataataaaatcaaaataCTGACTAGCAACTGTAcaacttctctttttttctcaaaGCTGAATATGATAACAAAGAGTGCAAGAAGACAGACAATCACATAAAAAGACAACTCAACAAATTTATCAGGACCTTATCTCCAAACATAGTCCATCCAGAGCTTCGACTTTATTATCCACGATTACAAGGTATCCGACTTTAAGGAGATCCAATAGGCATAACATCTCCCTCCCTccctctatctatctatctatctttATCTCTATCTAGCTagctataaaaaattatttagcaTTACAAGTTTATTATAACAGAGAAGAACAAATTCATTATGAGTAAAATATTGAGAAGACAACGAATGCTCCTTTTTCTCATGAGTTATACAACATGAGTTTTGTGAAAGATTAAGTCTAAATGTTGATGAAAGTGGTTTATATATTGAGAAGGTGCAGTTTCTTCAAGGTTAGGTTCGGTTATTTCCGGTTTAGTTTTTCGGTTATTAACGGTGCAAGATTTTTATGTGTTGACTCATGACTGCTCGCTTTCTGTTACATTGAAGCATTGGAATAAGCTTTCTGTTACATTGGAAATTTGGAATAAGTCTTGTGGTGCCCCATTATATAAAAGCAGGCAGCAGCTAATGGCTAATGCAAACATGCAATTGCCTTGGCTTCGTTACCTTTCTCAAAAAAGCTAATGCAATTGCCTCTAAAATACTCTCAACACAATGCAATTTCTTTTTATGCACTGCAAATTTATGCACATTAGAACTCAGAAGAAGGAGGGAACTAGGGAAAAGGTTACTTCTTGCATATCTGGTAACCTGAGGAAGAACGATAGAGTACGAGGCGTTGAGGCGACGAGCGGCGGAAGAGGAAGAAGGcgtcggcactcggcactcggcattAGGCAGCAGGCGCAGCAGCCAGCAAGAGGAGGAAGGAAGTCAGCCAGCCAGGAACCCTAATTAGAAATTGTGAAATGGAACTATGGAAGTAGGAATCTGTAAGATAGCAATTAGACTTGTGAATATTTGGCTTCAGATTTGTGGGTATTGGGTAATACAAATTGGGCTAAATAGGAGGTGGGTTTGAGCCTAATGGTTAATACTTAATAACTTAAAACTTGCTGGCAGTGGCTGCTGTGCCTTCCTAGTCCCTCTTTACTTTAGTATTAAATtataaataacttaaatattacCCAAAACTTCGTTTTTTCGGTTAACAGAAACACCAAAATCATTAATCGCATCGAATAccgaaatttaaaaatatataaaccGCACACCGACCGAATAACCGATTAAACCGACATCGAAAAATCGAAATTTATGGTTCGGCCGATTTTTTCGGTTCGGTCGGTATTATGCCCACCTTTAATATATATGTGTATACGtactaataaaaaatatatataattaaaatttggctttaggccactgATTTTATGGAGCCTCCCTTGCATTCAAAACAGTAGTTTCAGCAAATCAATGTACATTTTTTCCCTACATTTAATGATTTAATAGAAGTAATGCtttaccccaaaaaaaaaaaaaaaaactaaaatcttATATGCCAAAACCCTAAAACACTTCTTTGAGTCCTGAACTTGTCAAACCTTAAATATTGAGGATTTTACATACTTCGGCAAATTGAAGTTTTGAATTCGAACTTTTGTAATCAGAATCACACAGCAAGAAGTAAAAAACTGAATCTTAAGGAGGAGAATATAGAGTTTACCAGAGAAATTAGACGTCGGCGGACGAAGTGAGCACTGAGCAGAGATACAGTCACCGGAGTTAATTTCGGCAACAGAGATAATAAGATAAAGTGGCGTTACTATCAGTGCAACCTGCCTACAATAATAGGGTGTTTGGGTGGATTTTTTACTTAATCATTTTAGTTTTGGTATACATAAAAAGTGTTTTTAAGTCAAAACATGCTAAAAATTATACTAGTACATAAAAGCATTCGGctccttttccttttttactAAATTAAAACTTTTTTCTACGGAAATTTTGATTTTGTAGTCTACTACAAGTGTTATTTAATTTATGATAATTTTCTACAATAAAGTAATAAACAATAAACGAAAtccataaataaaaaaaaaaaaaattttacaTAAGCTCGTTTTCTTCTAATTGTAAATGCTTAGGAAATCATTCCTTACTTTTGGATACTCAAAATAGTCAATTAATTAAATGTATATGTCTATCTATCTTAGGTGTGGTAAATAatcttttagaaaataaaagtacAGGTACGAGTAAATGAAGGATAGTAGACATCAAGTTTGGCTTTGAGAACAAAATATCACATGTGTTTAGGTCTCTACTAAACATTATTTGTAAAGTATGCAAATACTATTTGAATGTTCTTTAACAATTTTAACATcggaagaaaataaaatttaaagtcaaaaaaaaattatgagtAATGAGAATATTAAAATTTATAATAAGGAGACTCTTTTTAGGTTTGTCAATATGCCTCAACGATAGACTTTTCACTTGATTCCCTAATAGCTAGATTGTTTCATTGTTGATTATATATTCGCTAGCTCTTTTAGATCTCttatgaaaaataatttcattagGTCATTTCAATAAATGCTCTGTATTGATTGAGCTTTCTTAGTATTAGTTAGAAAGTTCTTAATACGTCAAATATTCAACGATTGTAAAACGTTATATATATCAAGATAGTTGATACATTTTTTTGGCACAATTAAGGGGTGTGAACAGGAGGATTTAAGACAcaacttttttcaaaaaatatattttttctatattaCAATCGAGATCATAATTTTAATCAAAATAAGTTTTTGCTAAAATTCAAAGATCTATGAattaaaattgaaaattattttcataatattCGTCATTTGAAAAGTCTATTAGTTAACGAATTGTGAATGGTGAGTTCACTAATAATTAAAAACTCCAAAATTAAAAGACCGACATTACTTATACACACAAtacaaatatttataaaatttgggattaaataaaatttatgatgCTTTAGTAATTAGATTGAAAATGGTTGTCATGTTATACGAGTGAGATATGACTAAGATTTTTTTATGTGTTTGTTAAATTCATGCAATCATGCAAAATATAGCATGTATATATATGAGGGAATTATTTCTTAAATATATCATAGCATGACAAATTTTTTAAATCACACGGTCTGTAAAACTACGatgacatttttttattttttaatgttgaatttttctttcttttaaaattgcataaaatttaGAATCTTCATATTTAATCGTCAAGACACGTTTAAATAAAGCACATAGTAAAAAATGACAAAAGAAGAACGGAAAAAACCATAAAAATTGAAACtaatgttataaaatataactcaaagtaacaatatagaataaggaaaaacaagctaagagatatatagagaaagagagaagagattcgtatttcttcttcaattgtgtgtatttttctatctattacaaggcctttatacaagtatgaaaagtgaataaaatatgtcattgaatatgtcattaagcatttgagatgaagatcatggaggaagagtaggcatccaccataatttgatatttcttataacactcccccttggatgtccatagataatgtatCTCGtaaaaaccttattaggaaaaaaaaattctagtgaagaaaaaagagtacacgtGTTTAGGAATACgctttttggttgcctcattaaaaaccttgcaaggaaaatcgagtgggacaaaatcttgtaagAGAAAAAAAGTACACCGTGTATTAACttcccctgatgagagcatcaattcacatccttaaGCATTctcatcccaatcttgtacactagtttcttgaaggttgacgtcggtagagatttggtaaaCAAATCGGCCATATTATCACTTTAACAGATCTGTTGCAcactgatatcaccattcttttgaagatcatgtgtgaaaaataactttggtgaaatgtgttttgttctatctccttttattaatcctcccttcaattaagCCATGCATGCTGCATTGACTTCATACAAATtggtgggtagtttgtcacactttaaaccacatttgtctcgaattaGGTGTATtgtagacctcaaccatacacattctcggcttgcttcatgaatagcaattatcttagcatgattagatgaagtagccacgattgattgcttagttgATCGCCAAGATATTGCaatgcctccacatgtaaacacatagtatgtttgagatcgagccttatgtgggtcagataaatacccatcATCGGCAtgaccaacaagatcgggactgcaatcattgccataaaataagcctatatcggtagtcccttttagataccacaatatgtgtttgattccattccaatgtctccttgtatgagcagagctatatcttgctaagacattaactgaaaaagttatgtcaggccttgtagtgttagcaagatacattagtgcaccaattgcagcaagatatggtacttcaggaccaagaagctcttcattcttttcttgaggtcggaacgggtccttattcacatcaa
Proteins encoded in this window:
- the LOC107762467 gene encoding uncharacterized protein LOC107762467 isoform X1 encodes the protein MPSAECRRLLPLPPLVASTPRTLSFFLRSLQKNQYLKLKVKKVNLQTCSCHPASNFNASFPSLTAPKRTSKLTTLSSTYLGTRLPKTSLIAKVVVYRPQLCRTVCLFGGKGKASNDNEARLSETGTHRYLSPHAIQNTDDQFYYGTCSTIRLLGCFLVELSKWPGLHGL
- the LOC107762467 gene encoding uncharacterized protein LOC107762467 isoform X4, encoding MPSAECRRLLPLPPLVASTPRTLSFFLRSLQKNQYLKLKVKKVNLQTCRMLCLGSIDPLFSHSFSAAQILYQTSIAILPPTSMLPFHHSLLQKGLQN
- the LOC107762467 gene encoding uncharacterized protein LOC107762467 isoform X2; translated protein: MPSAECRRLLPLPPLVASTPRTLSFFLRSLQKNQYLKLKVKKVNLQTCSCHPASNFNASFPSLTAPKRTSKLTTLSSTYLGTRLPKTSLIAKVVVYRPQLCRTVCLFGGKGKASNDNEGREAVDGWTTGLRHIGKGSNGCVVLEKTRDMEKILLGKMIQKD
- the LOC107762467 gene encoding uncharacterized protein LOC107762467 isoform X3 codes for the protein MPSAECRRLLPLPPLVASTPRTLSFFLRSLQKNQYLKLKVKKVNLQTCSCHPASNFNASFPSLTAPKRTSKLTTLSSTYLGTRLPKTSLIAKVVVYRPQLCRTVCLFGGKGKASNDNEVKGNLE